Within the Deltaproteobacteria bacterium genome, the region TGCAAGCATTCGTGTCAGTACCAGGGCAGAACAGTGGGCTTAAATCGCCCCCTAAGGCCATATGGATCTTCGTGGGTGGTGAAGGTGGATTTTCGCAGGCTGAGGTAGCTTTATTTGCAAACTTAGGGTTTCCAGCGGTCACCTTGGGGCGCCAAGTATTGCGAGTTGAAACGGCTTGCGTGACGCTGGCCAGCGTCCTAAAGTACGAGCTGGATCTGATGCGTTAAGCTAGGAGCGTGCACATGGATTTGGAAGCTCGCGAAAACGAAAACTTTAATTTCGATTTTAAGCCGCTCAATGAGGGCCTCGGATTTCATCGCAAGGTGAAGCCTTTAGAGGCAGAAACCGACCCCGAGGATTCATTTTCGTTTTCTGCTATTGGCGCCGGAACTTTGGATGTCACCTCCCGCGAGCAATCAAAGGGACTCTTAACTTCGGGCACTCCAAGCGCGTCGCCAAGTAATTCTTCTGGTTCGAACACAGCGAGTGTCAGCGCGGCGAGGACCAAGCACAACGCAAAAAGCGTTTCCGATCTCATTGCAGCGTTGCCTCCCTCGCTTGATTTACTCTTGGACGAAAGAGCCGCAGCAGCGGCCTCCAGCTCTAGCTCGCCATCTGCAACTCCTGCCGGTTCCCGAAGTCGACGTTCGCCATTGTTCGGTCCTCCGAGCGACGAGTTTGCGAAACCGGGGTCTCCTGCTGCCGCCTCAATGAACGCCGGTTTGAACGTGACGGCAACGGAAGAAAAAGCTTCTGGAAAACGCGGCTTCTTGAAACTTCCGCTCGGCCGCAATGACTATGGAATAAAATCGAAGGCAACGGGAGCGCCGTCCGTTCCATCATCGGTTCCATCATCGTTGGACGAGAACGTGGCAAAAACCTTTCCGTCCGTTTTTCCGCACTTGGGAAGTCTCGCTGGTCAGCCAGCAGCCGCGGGAATGAAGGCCACGCTAAAGTCCGGCACTACCACGACGGCTACGAAAACTGCCCCTGCTGCCGAGCTTCGGCAAGAGGTTGCGAAAGAGTATGCGATCTCCGCTCACTTTGGATCGGCTATTTTGGATACGCTTGTCAGTATCGGTATCGCCTGTCTGCTACTCGCAATCGCACTTTCGATCACTGGCGCAAATCTTTTAGCGCTCTTAGAAAACAGCGGAACCGATGAAGCGATGATGACGTCACTTGTCGCGTTCTTTGTAGGCAGCGGCTTACTTTACGTACTGGCCGCGCGAACTTGGGTCGGAGCAACGCTTGGCGAGTGGTCCTATGAAGTGCGTGTCGGAACGGAAAGCAGCCGAGCGCGTTGGTTCTATCCGGTGCTCGTCTTATGGCGTGGACTCTTAGTAGCGGCCACGGGTTTTGTGGTTTTGCCATTGATCTCGATGATCTTCGGAAAAGATCTGCTGAAGTACCTTACGGGCCTTCAGCTTGTATCTATGAACGCGTCGCCGGACATTTCGATTGAAGGTTCGCTTGTCGCCGAAAATCCAGCTTAGTCATCCAGATCTTAAGGCCCAGCTCGCACGAGATCGGGTTGGGAAAAAAGTTGTTTTCACCAACGGTTGCTTCGATCTCTTGCACGTTGGACACGTACGATATCTCCAGGAGGCCAGCCGCCAGGGAGATTTGCTGGTTGTAGCATTGAATACCGATGCCAGCGTTCAAAAGCTGAAAGGCCCCACTCGTCCCGTACAGCATGAATTGGATCGGGCGGAAATCATGGCGGCTCTTGAATGCGTCAGTCACGTGACATTGTTCGGTGACGAAACGCCGTTAACTTTGATCGAGCTTTTACAGCCAGATGTTTTGGTCAAAGGGGGCGATTGGGCGCCAGAAAAAATAGTAGGCGCGAAATCAGTGCTCGATCGAGGTGGTACAGTGAAGTCCCTGACCTTTCAGCCTGGCCGCTCGACCTCAAGTATCATCGAGAAAATTAAATCTTAGATTTCATTTCTGGTTTATTCGCCGGCAGTTCCTGGCGTATCGGCGACGACGACGGTTACTTCAATTGTTTTCGAAAGCTTGGGTCCGTAGGAACGGTGGGCCCCATCCGCAAACTGTAAAGTCAGTTTATGTTTCCCCGGTGCAAGCGTCAGTTCGGTTTCAGTTTGGCCTTTACCGAAATGAATGTGTTGCGCGTCCACCGGAACAACTTTGCCTTCTTCGACAGGACCGCCGTTGATGACGAGGTGGTGATGACCTTTCCCCTTTTCCAATTCGCCAAGTGGCCCGATCTTATAGCCCACAACATTCATCCGAACTTTGAATTTCTCAGAAACGACTGCCCCGTTTGTGGGCTCAAGAAATTCGACTCGCGCGGTTACGGCTTTAGGCGCCGGAGCGGTGTTTTGTTTTACAGATCGCGCATGGCTGATCTCCGCCATTGGCGATATTAGCAGAGAAACCGAGCAAGCTAAAAATGCAGCACTAACAATTCGGTTTTTAATCATGGAAATTCCTCCTAAAATCGAAGCCCAAGTTTACCACTTAAAACGCTTTGAGTGTATCGATCTAGTTGGATTGCAATAAACACTGAACCGACGCGAATCGTGCCGCCCGCGAGAGTGTGAAGCGTGCTGACGGTCTCGTACTCAAGAAGCTGGGTGTCTGTAACACCTGAGGCGCCGCCTACAAAACTGCCGACAGATTGTATGGCGCCAACGCCAGCGTAAAGCGCCACTTCGTTCACATTGATTCCGCCCATCAAATCGACGCCGTAGGTCCGGGTCGCCATTTGATTGCTGATATTTCCGGTATTGATGTGCGCGACGACGCTTGCAGAAAGCGGTAGTGAGGAGGCTTCAAAAAAGCTCCACCGTAATATCCCACCAAATTGCGAGAGTTCATTGCGTTGATTGTAGGGAATAAAGTGAATAAAAAAATCGAGATTCGAGTAAAGGCCTTTTCCCACAGAAAATTTCGGCACTGTCACATCTGACTGGGCCGCGACAAGCCGGTTACCCAGCCGAGCGAGGTCCTCAGTGGGTATAGTTTCAAGGGAAAGGCCAAACTCGAGGCCGTTATAACCGCCCAGAGCATAGGGATCGGAAAGAGTTTTTGCAGCCGTTCCGAACCCGATCAATCGAAGCGCCTCTTTGCGATCCGATGAGGATAAATTCTGAGGCAATAGCAGAGAGGCC harbors:
- the rfaE2 gene encoding D-glycero-beta-D-manno-heptose 1-phosphate adenylyltransferase, with the translated sequence MKVRLSPKIQLSHPDLKAQLARDRVGKKVVFTNGCFDLLHVGHVRYLQEASRQGDLLVVALNTDASVQKLKGPTRPVQHELDRAEIMAALECVSHVTLFGDETPLTLIELLQPDVLVKGGDWAPEKIVGAKSVLDRGGTVKSLTFQPGRSTSSIIEKIKS
- a CDS encoding DUF4399 domain-containing protein, whose product is MIKNRIVSAAFLACSVSLLISPMAEISHARSVKQNTAPAPKAVTARVEFLEPTNGAVVSEKFKVRMNVVGYKIGPLGELEKGKGHHHLVINGGPVEEGKVVPVDAQHIHFGKGQTETELTLAPGKHKLTLQFADGAHRSYGPKLSKTIEVTVVVADTPGTAGE